Below is a genomic region from Henckelia pumila isolate YLH828 chromosome 3, ASM3356847v2, whole genome shotgun sequence.
AAAGAATTCTACACGCAATTTATTCTGCGGAAAACAGAGGGCTCTGATggcttaattttaatttctccTTTTCATATCGAAATATTCAGGCTGCTATATTTTTATAGATTTTACGTAAATTATTTAGCCAAGTCATTTCTACTTATGCTCACACCATATTGATATGACTAGCAAAATCCTAATAGTCTTCGATAACAATTGATGAGAAAATTTGTGCACAATCAACCCTTTACCTTTGACTACATCTACATAGCTAGATAGAGTAAAAATTCAactttataaaaatgttttgaaAATCTAGAAATCCTGTTCAAAGTTCAAAATTATTACAAGGAAACtgcatttaatattttatatgtttatttcttttctttgtgCTTTTggttatctttttatcaaatttcGGTCTTAATTAGAGTTGTCTAAACGAATCGAGCCGGCTAATTGGCATGAGCTTTCGAGCTGaattgataaatatttgattcgtatttgaAGTTCTCGAACTCGATCCGAACTTGAACATGATCAAACTTTTTTCGAGCCTAAAATTATTCTGTTCGATATTACACGAGAACTTTAGTATTTATtactataatataattataatttaaatatatatatttcgagcATTTCGGACATTTCGAACTTCCGAACCTTCATTAATATCGGACCTTAATGTTTAAGCAATCGTTCGAacatttcgagccgaactcaaAGTCGAATTTTATTTCGACTCGATTCTgagcaaaataatttaaaacttgAGTTCGGATTGAGTTTGAACTCAAATATACTTAATTCGAGACGAATTTGAACCTTAAATTTAATATTCGGTTCGATTCGATTCATTAAGACCCCTAAtcttattcatatatatattttatgattttgactattttagtcatttttcatcTGAAATATTTATGTGACACTGCACACCTCAGCAACATAGTGCCacgtaaaaaaaaagaaataaattaatccaaaaaaaataaaaaaaattgaataatattgAAGTTTGACaatatcaaaattcaaaatcgtAAAAAGATAAACATATATATTGAATCAAAAATGCaattttatcttattattattattattattattattattattatttaaagtgaAAGACCTAGACAACGTGCGGGGACTGCTAACTGGATTTCAAGAGCAGAAATTTGTATAAATAGGGCAGTATTAACATacaatttcatatatatatatatatatatcttccgATGGCTATGGAACGAGTTATAATCTTGGCACTTATTGCAACTAGTTTGATCTCTGTGGCGTCTGCCATTGCGGGAACTGCCACTTACTATACAGTTTATGTTCGTAAGTACTTTTTTTTGGCTCTACTTCTTTTATTTCATTTGTTTGATGTATTTTGTTAGCGATCATTGAAATGGAatagaaatattattttattctctCGTTCTTATTTTATTccaaatttgattttgtttCTACCTTATTTCATTTCAATGTATCAATCATATCCATAGTATAGATTGTACGAGGTGTAAATTATAAAATCTTTCAAAAGGATTAAATTAATAGCTCCAACTTAATTATTGTTCATTTATTTAATAACTTGTAGTCTCTATTCTTTTTAGACCTTTTTATTGCATGATGtgatcattaattaattacttgTCACCTATAGCtcccatataatttttttagccTGTATCTCTTATTCAAAATTTGACATGTAAATTAAACAACACAAATTTCAATATTATcgatgacaaaaaaaaaatgtaccAGCTTTTAGGATTATTTTAGGTAATCTTACAAGTTACGGCTACTCTAAACAATGTTTTGTACAAAAAACTCAGCGTGCACTGAAGCTCATGAGGCAAATAAACCCTATTATTTCTCTTCGTCCATTATTAGATATGTGACGACAGGTTAATGTAGTGTTTGAGATTAATTGCTTCTAAGAAATGCTTTTGAGTTTTTCCGTCACAAAATTTCATATATTAATACTTGTTTTTTTAATAGGCAATCTCAAACACTAAACTTAAGAACATATTAGAAAGTTTGGAAAACTGTTTATTAGATTATGTATGAGGTATTTATGGGAAAAAttacgatttcaatcatgtaaATTGACTTTTTATGGATTTAGTCATGTAACTTGTCAACGTTAAATTAGTTTCAATTTAAtaacttcaatttttttttgtattttttgtcCGAAATCACTAATTTCAACGAATATTGTTTGATCATTCAATACCAATACTCAATCTTATATATATGTGGCTCATGTGACGTGcttatatatatttcatatattaaaatccatctaatcaaaaatatatatataaagttatATTAACTGCAATATTTTTTCCTATCacttttgaaatatttgttgttGCTCAATTGGCTTTATTTTTACTATAATAAGATGGATTTTAGTGAGCTTTATTTGTATCATAGGACTGGAGCCATGTAATCGTGTCAAATAAGCGAAATGCGATGGGTTCACTGTTTTCCAGGGAAAAAAAAAGaccaaaccaaaaaaaaaaccaaattatTGGATGGAAGCCAAACTTTGACAAGAAACCAGATTAGAATCCAAAATATACCAATTTACTggactaaaattacaaatttctaTAAAATAATTTGTCAAATTTGCTAACAATCGACTGAGCAATAAAGTTCCtagaaactccaaaattcttatATATGCATGTGGCGTatatttatgcataattaactacatattaatttattgaaaaaactgcaattttggtcttttatgtttgtcactttccGATTTTAGtcatctatattttcatatttcagttttagtcctgcatgttttgatttttggcaatttcagtcctttttattcgaaaatgcttacatgACACTATACACATCAGCTCCACATCAATACtgcattggtgccacatcagtGCCAGAttaaaaaaggactaaaattgccaaaaaaaaaaataaaaaaaaagaactgaaactaaaataaaaaaaatagatgacaaaaatcgcaaaatgacaaacatacagaacttaaaaaacaattttcccttAATTTGGTTGATATTGGGTTCAAATATGAGCAACCATTATTGAGAGTTATAATTAATTTCTAGCGTTATTATCGTAAATTCActtttactatatatatatatatatataccgatTGCAGCATCAGCATGCTATGGATTTACAGACAAGGGCGTGATGATAGCAGCTGCTAATAGAGCTCTGTACAACAATGGTGCCGCCTGTGGAAGTTTCTATAAAGTCCGATGTACTGGACCCACAAACCAAGGCGTCCCGCAGCCATGCCGGAACGGTGAAATCACCGTTCAAATCGTCGATCTTTGCCCGGGATGCACCGATAATCAGCTCGACCTATCTCAAGAAGCTTTCTCTATGATCGCAGACCCTAACGCTGGGAGAATTCAAATCGAATATGGCCCGTAagtttctaatttattttttgctAAAACGCATTAAGTATGGGATATCATGCATGACAAACCATTGATAAGTAAATTGCATTTCATATAATATGTGAAAATAGCTAGCTGGGCACACATCTTCATAAAAAGAAACAGGATTAGACAACAGTTTTAAGCCATAATCTTTCTTCCCGgccctttttttttcttcaacgaAAATAGCTTCTCTACATAGTAAAAAGGTTAttctataaatattattatataatttttaatatcttTACTCGAAGGGCAACCACATATATGGTCTTCCCTTGTGCATGTCCAACCATGATTCTTGTGTTACCTCTAATTTGAAATAGAAAAAACAAATAGTCAATATTTGAGACAGGGAAATTGCATTCTTGAtattttttgctttttttttttttgcgattttcatattttatgttgtcaaatttcattttatctttttttttttttgacaatttcaaTGGGACACTGGTGTAGCAAATACATATGTAATGCTAGCTACATCAGCATTCCAagtaaaaaatatcaaaattatcgAAAATCGAAGATATAGCAATAAAAGTCAAATTAACATAGaaaaccaaaatcgcaaagaaataaatatatgacCAAAAATGCAATTGTTACTTTCAAATATGTTTCGAGCTTTTAAAGGTTTTTAGCTGTTTTTtagttgttattttttttttctccttaAAATGTAGTTTTagcacaatatatatataagcaccGTTCTATTCACggtattactaatatatgtataactcatctcatctcatctcacgttcttctcatcatattatttatctatatattaactatttattttacatcaatcaaatcattaattatttatctcacatcaatcaaatcattgaattcaaattactatattaccccttataaataatataaattttattttatttattgttaaaaggacaaaatagtaatttacattttatataaaatttaatcaatcaaatcaaattaaccataatttatcaatcaaat
It encodes:
- the LOC140893118 gene encoding EG45-like domain containing protein translates to MAMERVIILALIATSLISVASAIAGTATYYTVYVPSACYGFTDKGVMIAAANRALYNNGAACGSFYKVRCTGPTNQGVPQPCRNGEITVQIVDLCPGCTDNQLDLSQEAFSMIADPNAGRIQIEYGPA